From Gordonia crocea, the proteins below share one genomic window:
- a CDS encoding PspA/IM30 family protein — protein sequence MANPFVKLWNYLRAWGNATIDEKADPKIQIQQAIEDAQRQHQALSQQAAAVIGNQRQLEMKLNRQLEDVERLQANVKQALTLSDQATAAGDTAKATEYTNAAEAFAAQLVTAEQSVEDLKTLHDQSLHAAAEAKTAVERNAMVLQQKLAERSKLLTQLEQAKMQEQVSASLQQMSELTVPGNTPSLDQVREKIEQRYANALGSAELARNSVSGRMAEVEASSTQLAGHARLEQIRASMGELPKGESASAPSLEKKPQAKPAQD from the coding sequence ATGGCCAACCCGTTCGTGAAGCTGTGGAACTACCTGAGGGCTTGGGGCAACGCCACGATCGACGAGAAGGCGGATCCCAAGATCCAGATCCAGCAGGCCATCGAGGACGCCCAGCGCCAACACCAGGCGCTGTCGCAGCAGGCCGCCGCGGTGATCGGCAACCAGCGCCAGCTCGAGATGAAGCTCAACCGGCAACTCGAGGACGTCGAGCGGTTGCAGGCCAACGTCAAGCAGGCGCTGACGCTGTCCGACCAGGCCACCGCCGCCGGTGACACCGCCAAGGCCACCGAGTACACCAACGCGGCTGAGGCCTTCGCCGCGCAGTTGGTCACCGCGGAGCAGTCCGTGGAAGACCTCAAGACGCTGCACGACCAGTCGCTGCATGCCGCGGCCGAGGCGAAGACCGCCGTGGAGCGCAACGCGATGGTGTTGCAGCAGAAGCTGGCCGAACGGTCCAAGCTGCTCACCCAGCTGGAGCAGGCCAAGATGCAGGAGCAGGTCAGCGCCTCGTTGCAGCAGATGAGCGAGCTGACCGTGCCGGGCAACACCCCGAGCCTGGACCAGGTGCGCGAGAAGATCGAGCAGCGCTACGCCAACGCGCTCGGTTCGGCGGAACTGGCCCGCAACTCGGTGTCGGGCCGGATGGCCGAGGTGGAGGCTTCGAGCACCCAATTGGCCGGCCACGCGCGACTGGAACAGATCCGGGCCAGCATGGGCGAGCTGCCCAAGGGAGAGTCCGCCTCGGCACCGTCGCTGGAGAAGAAGCCGCAGGCCAAGCCCGCGCAGGACTGA
- a CDS encoding helix-turn-helix domain-containing protein, with amino-acid sequence MAEQNVLLREVLGAGLRQARTGQQRTLREISTAARVSLGYLSEVERGQKEASSELLAAICDALDIELADLLIDAGTALRPEAPVAVPVVVAPADQRETAHSDRLAAA; translated from the coding sequence ATGGCGGAGCAAAACGTGCTTCTACGAGAGGTGCTGGGCGCCGGCCTGCGCCAGGCCCGCACCGGCCAGCAACGGACGCTGCGTGAGATCTCAACGGCGGCCCGGGTCTCGCTCGGCTACCTGTCGGAGGTCGAGCGCGGTCAGAAGGAGGCGTCGAGCGAGCTGCTCGCCGCCATCTGCGACGCGCTGGACATCGAACTCGCCGACCTCCTCATCGACGCCGGAACGGCGCTGCGCCCGGAGGCGCCCGTCGCCGTCCCCGTCGTCGTTGCCCCCGCCGACCAACGGGAGACCGCGCATTCCGACCGGCTCGCTGCCGCGTAG
- a CDS encoding CinA family protein: MTDPLVDGSSARELIAALVERGQTVAVSESLTAGLLGAALAGVPGASAALRGGVIVYATDLKATFGGVNPQTLAADGPVAASTAGQLALAVARNADADWGVSLTGVAGPDSQDGHAPGTVFCGVARRRVISDEISTHAWQLSGDRWEIRLTSAKRAIQELLTAIRAHA, translated from the coding sequence ATGACTGATCCACTCGTCGACGGCAGCTCGGCGCGCGAGCTCATTGCGGCACTGGTCGAGCGCGGCCAGACGGTCGCGGTGTCCGAGTCGTTGACCGCGGGTCTGCTCGGCGCGGCGCTGGCCGGGGTCCCCGGGGCCAGTGCGGCCCTGCGCGGCGGCGTCATCGTCTACGCCACCGACCTCAAGGCCACGTTCGGCGGGGTGAACCCGCAGACCTTGGCGGCCGACGGGCCGGTGGCGGCCAGCACGGCCGGCCAGCTGGCCCTGGCGGTCGCGCGGAATGCCGACGCCGATTGGGGTGTTTCCCTCACCGGGGTCGCCGGTCCCGACTCGCAGGACGGGCACGCCCCGGGCACGGTCTTCTGCGGCGTCGCGCGGCGGCGGGTCATCTCCGACGAGATCTCGACGCACGCATGGCAGCTGAGCGGCGATCGGTGGGAAATTCGACTAACCTCGGCGAAGCGGGCGATACAGGAACTGTTGACCGCGATCCGTGCGCATGCGTGA
- the pgsA gene encoding CDP-diacylglycerol--glycerol-3-phosphate 3-phosphatidyltransferase codes for METCEDGSAAQERAPRAASAAAGHAPSVWNIANLLTVLRLLLVPVFVVVLFVEHGESTLWRWVAFLVFVGAAITDQVDGRLARRYDLVTDFGKIADPIADKALIGAALVGLSMLEVLPWWVTIVIIVREVGVTLLRFWVLRHGVIPASRGGKLKTMLQAIAIGLYLIPLPSPWVWSAHIVMAAAVVVTVVTGVDYVYQALNLRRRATAAADD; via the coding sequence GGAGACTTGCGAGGACGGCTCGGCGGCCCAGGAGCGCGCGCCGCGGGCAGCGTCCGCGGCGGCCGGGCACGCGCCGTCGGTGTGGAATATCGCGAACCTTCTGACCGTGCTCCGGTTGCTGCTGGTGCCGGTGTTCGTCGTGGTCCTGTTCGTCGAGCACGGCGAATCGACCCTCTGGCGGTGGGTGGCGTTCCTGGTCTTCGTCGGCGCGGCGATCACCGACCAGGTGGACGGCCGGTTGGCCCGCAGGTACGACCTGGTGACCGACTTCGGCAAGATCGCCGACCCGATCGCGGACAAGGCACTCATCGGCGCGGCCCTCGTCGGGCTGTCGATGCTGGAGGTCTTGCCGTGGTGGGTGACCATCGTCATCATCGTCCGCGAGGTGGGGGTGACCCTGTTGCGGTTCTGGGTGTTGCGCCACGGCGTCATCCCGGCCAGCCGCGGCGGCAAACTCAAGACCATGCTGCAGGCGATCGCGATCGGGTTGTATTTGATCCCGCTGCCGTCGCCGTGGGTCTGGTCGGCCCACATCGTGATGGCCGCGGCCGTGGTGGTGACCGTGGTGACCGGCGTCGACTACGTCTACCAGGCGCTGAACCTGCGCCGTCGGGCCACCGCGGCGGCCGATGACTGA